One window of the Doryrhamphus excisus isolate RoL2022-K1 chromosome 10, RoL_Dexc_1.0, whole genome shotgun sequence genome contains the following:
- the rbbp8l gene encoding RBBP8 N-terminal-like protein isoform X1: MGGCKKAISLAIPFPLCGRIARFIRRGKTRGRIGQCMRSKVTAWAMESFNELLVKLREVHERELEGWQMKVQELSNKKGCDTKRMEELFTRNQQMKEQQRLLTENIKTLENRLRAGLCDRCTVTQEVAKRRQQEFEVSQMQTLQHVTILGGENNNLKKENRRLRDEIGSLREALHNTPLEAKTNISPDLSPSSGSVSHIATTTVSSHPDQPTDGNVARKTDHRTDEHQSEFRQLRVMNSSHIPISLSTYSLPTWKTEHNATCARDRRSHIVETLDEPPIPPQTLLQKTSSPPINADMSPRRHPLKAPVPCRPQPIKSSPVPVPWVLPESSAWTSMVAAASVGGTNMMMHPYPKSSLPRFPNLVPTSPHTSLPVPREHMYRSQWHKQIGFQSPAKEPTVVFRLKNLLEHMGHSTPAKSQEKKDNQSISAERVSSEGRRDLCDGPLDLSDRGKSKSGKTPPESQDGDSLDKDAIPSPTSSLPTQEKVANHKQVIKDQDQNEEANGKTEQIHGKKVPALTISLRPVVVLETLNSALQTQDSLSTNGKSSPNGAEPESSEEQVNETVEEEEEEEEEEKVVSPSGQENQRYKKKRSFRESDSDTDNMTPEKKVKMTGRNQDKSSS; this comes from the exons ATGGGAGGGTGTAAGAAGGCAATATCACTTGCAATACCTTTTCCTCTGTGTGGACGTATCGCCCGGTTTATCCGTCGGGGAAAAACCAGAGGAAGAATCGGACAGTGTATGAG GTCAAAGGTGACGGCGTGGGCAATGGAGAGCTTCAATGAGCTTCTTGTTAAACTCAGGGAGGTCCATGAGCGAGAGCTTGAGG GGTGGCAGATGAAGGTCCAAGAGTTGTCTAACAAGAAGGGCTG TGATACAAAGCGAATGGAGGAGCTGTTCACAAGGAACCAACAGATGAAAGAACAGCAGAGATTACTCACTGAGAACATCAAGACTCTGGAGAACAG GTTGAGGGCGGGTCTATGCGACAGATGCACCGTGACTCAGGAAGTGGCCAAGAGGAGGCAGCAGGAGTTTGAAGTCTCGCAAATGCAGACCCTCCAGCACGTCACAATCTTGG GTGGAGAGAATAATAaccttaaaaaggaaaacagaaGACTGAGAGACGAGATTGGCAGTTTAAGAGAAGCACTTCA CAACACACCCTTGGAGGCCAAAACCAACATCTCCCCTGACCTTTCGCCCTCTTCCGGATCAGTGTCACACATCGCCACGACAACAGTCAGCAGTCACCCTGATCAGCCAACAGATGGCAATGTTGCAAGAAAAACAGATCATAGAACTGACG AGCATCAGTCAGAGTTCAGACAACTACGGGTTATGAACTCGAGTCACATT CCTATTTCACTTTCGACTTACTCGTTGCCAACCTGGAAGACGGAACACAACGCAACGTGTGCAAGAGACAGGAG ATCTCATATTGTGGAAACCTTAGACGAACCTCCGATTCCACCTCAAACTCTTCTACAAAAGACCTCCTCCCCACCAATAAATGCCGACATGAGTCCCCGCAGGCATCCCCTCAAGGCCCCCGTCCCTTGCCGCCCTCAGCCAATCAAAAGCAGTCCCGTCCCAGTCCCTTGGGTTCTTCCTGAATCCTCCGCATGGACTTCCATGGTGGCGGCAGCATCAGTGGGAGGTACCAACATGATGATGCACCCTTATCCCAAATCCAGTCTTCCTCGTTTTCCCAACTTAGTCCCAACCAGCCCACATACCAGTCTTCCGGTCCCTCGGGAGCACATGTATAGGTCTCAGTGGCACAAGCAGATTGGCTTTCAATCCCCGGCGAAAGAACCCACCGTGGTTTTCCGCTTGAAGAATCTTCTGGAGCACATGGGACACAGCACGCCGGCAAAGTCCCAGGAGAAGAAAGACAATCAGTCGATTAGTGCTGAAAGGGTTTCTTCAGAAGGTCGTAGGGATCTCTGCGATGGTCCTTTAGATCTATCTGACAGAGGGAAGTCTAAATCTGGGAAAACACCTCCGGAATCGCAGGATGGAGATAGTCTGGACAAGGATGCGATTCCAAGCCCTACTAGTTCTTTACCTACACAAGAGAAAGTCGCAAACCACAAG CAGGTGATAAAAGACCAGGACCAGAATGAAGAAGCCAACGGAAAGACGGAGCAAATCCATGGGAAGAAGGTCCCCGCCCTGACTATATCATTACGTCCAG TCGTAGTGCTGGAGACTTTGAACTCTGCTCTTCAAACTCAAGACTCCTTATCAACAAACGGGAAG TCATCACCGAACGGAGCAGAACCAGAGAGCTCTGAGGAGCAAGTGAATGAGAcagtggaagaagaagaggaggaggaggaagaggagaaggtgGTGAGTCCATCAGGACAAGAGAACCAACGCTACAAGAAGAAGAGATCATTCAGGGAGTCGGACTCGGACACGGATA ACATGACACCAGAGAAGAAGGTCAAGATGACGGGGAGAAATCAGGACAAGAGctctagctag